A window of the Podospora bellae-mahoneyi strain CBS 112042 chromosome 6, whole genome shotgun sequence genome harbors these coding sequences:
- the TPO5_1 gene encoding polyamine transporter tpo5 (COG:E; EggNog:ENOG503NWJI), with translation MFLGWILVLIVDECIALSLGELASRYPTSAGPYYWSFQLAPPRFRTVLSFVTGWTWLIGNWTITLSVNFGFASLIAACVALYHPDFIIEPWQLLLIFYAICGITFLICAYGNRLLPAVDTACAAFTAVAILVTLVCLSAKAEVGRNEVGKTLGGYDTSLSGWGGFSFFIGVLPAAYTFSAIGMVSAMAEECDDPAVKLPRAIALCVPVGGVAGLFFIIPICATMPALEYILDAPVAQALPYIFAAVMGSPAGGLGLSILVLIITFFCSISITVAASRCTWAFARDKAIPVSRLWSRVDARRGVPIWALALTTVVQMLLGLINLGSSSAFLAFVSVGVISLAVSYAIPISISMWHRRREVNAARWTMGAKVGWVVNVIAVLWILFETVLFSMPQVLPVDEVTMNYAIVVFMGFMVLSAVWYGIYARQVYVGPPESDGIKVER, from the exons ATGTTCCTGGGCTGGATCTTAGTTCTGATCGTAGACGAGTgcatcgccctctccctGGGCGAGCTCGCCTCCCGCTATCCCACCTCAGCAGGCCCCTACTACTGGTCCTTCCAACTCGCCCCTCCCCGCTTCCGCACCGTCCTCTCTTTCGTCACAGGATGGACCTGGCTGATAGGCAACTGGACAATTACTCTCTCGGTCAACTTTGGGTTTgcctccctcatcgccgcctGCGTGGCGCTGTACCACCCTGATTTTATCATTGAGCCGTGGCAGTTGCTGCTCATCTTCTACGCGATCTGCGGTATAACGTTTTTGATATGCGCTTACGGGAATAGGTTGCTGCCGGCGGTTGATACCGCCTGCGCGGCGTTTACTGCCGTGGCGATTTTGGTGACGCTTGTTTGTTTATCTGCCAaggcggaggtggggaggaatGAGGTGGGGAAGACGTTGGGGGGGTATGATACCAGTTTgagtgggtgggggggtttcagcttcttcatcgGGGTGTTGCCGGCGGCGTATACGTTTAGTGCCATTGGGATGGtgtcggccatggcggaGGAGTGTGATGATCCGGCGGTCAAGCTGCCGAGGGCGATTGCGCTTTGTGTGCCagttgggggggttgctgggctTTTCTTC ATCATCCCTATATGCGCCACCATGCCGGCCTTGGAATACATTCTCGACGCCCCCGTCGCCCAGGCTTTGCCTTACATCTTTGCTGCTGTCATGGGCTCCCCCGCTGGGGGCTTGGGACTGAGCATCCTCGTCCTGATCATCACGTTCTTttgctccatctccatcaccgtCGCCGCGTCGCGTTGCACCTGGGCGTTCGCCCGCGACAAGGCCATACCTGTCTCGAGACTCTGGAGCAGGGTTGATGCCCGCCGCGGGGTGCCCATCTGGGCTCTGGCGCTGACGACAGTTGTTCAGATGCTGCTCGGGCTGATCAACCTTGGGTCGTCGTCTGCCTTCTTGGCGTTTGTCTCTGTGGGCGTGATATCACTTGCCGTATCGTATGCGATTCCGATCTCGATCAGCATGTGGCATCGCCGGAGGGAGGTAAATGCCGCGCGGTGGACGATGGGGGCGaaggttgggtgggtggtgaatgTGATTGCCGTGTTGTGGATTCTGTTTGAGACGGTGCTGTTTTCGATGCCGCAGGTGTTGCCGGTGGATGAGGTGACGATGAATTATGCGATTGTGGTGTTTATGGGGTTTATGGTGTTGAGTGCGGTTTGGTATGGGATATATGCGAGGCAAG TTTATGTTGGGCCTCCTGAGTCGGATGGGATTAAAGTTGAGAGGTGA
- a CDS encoding hypothetical protein (COG:E; EggNog:ENOG503P0VT), with amino-acid sequence MADMEKKPPAGNGAVEAQLGNSTPETDIINLLGYKPELKRNRSMFTLLFQSLAIAAIPYGFGGPLISAIYGGGESFPCLQNK; translated from the exons ATGGCAGACATGGAAAAGAAGCCGCCCGCGGGCAATGGGGCTGTCGAGGCGCAGTTGGGAAACTCCACCCCCGAGACGGACATCATCAATCTGCTGGGGTACAAGCCTGAGCTGAAGCGGAACCGGTCAATGTTTACGCTGTTGTTTCAGAGCTTGGCTATTGCTGCT ATTCCCTACGGCTTCGGGGGTCCCCTCATCAGCGCCATCTACGGCGGGGGCGAGTCCTTTCCTTGCCTACAAAACAAATGA